One Paenibacillus sp. FSL H7-0737 DNA segment encodes these proteins:
- a CDS encoding YutD family protein, whose amino-acid sequence MIVIGGKGYELMLDHKDGWNPEAFRGRYSEVLERYDYIIGDWGYSQLRLKGFYRDNHPKVNRDTAISGMVDYINEYCNFGCAYFVLHKLKEVPQEGLFKDILIKEIPEPSEEEDSELEAEDNDGAAIDKELSSKETSSKQGSNSSAAFKEMTSAKDRPLREHQSRNHRGKDSQGKKSKKEFQSRPPQGQSQKPQNTQKPQNNQNTQNTQNIENPQS is encoded by the coding sequence TTGATCGTTATAGGCGGAAAAGGCTACGAACTAATGTTAGATCATAAGGATGGTTGGAATCCGGAGGCGTTTCGCGGAAGATATAGCGAAGTGCTGGAAAGATACGACTACATTATTGGTGACTGGGGTTACAGTCAGCTGCGTTTGAAAGGTTTTTATCGGGACAACCACCCAAAGGTGAATCGGGATACAGCGATTTCTGGCATGGTCGATTATATTAATGAATATTGCAATTTTGGCTGCGCATATTTTGTGTTGCATAAGTTAAAAGAGGTACCACAAGAAGGTTTGTTCAAGGATATTCTGATCAAAGAAATACCAGAGCCGAGTGAGGAAGAAGATTCGGAGCTAGAAGCTGAAGATAATGATGGAGCGGCTATAGATAAAGAGCTCTCCTCTAAAGAAACATCATCTAAGCAAGGTTCGAATTCATCTGCTGCATTTAAAGAGATGACTTCTGCTAAGGATAGACCTCTGAGAGAACATCAAAGCCGAAATCACCGGGGTAAAGATTCGCAAGGGAAGAAATCCAAAAAGGAATTTCAAAGCAGACCACCACAAGGTCAATCCCAAAAACCCCAAAACACACAAAAGCCTCAAAATAATCAAAATACACAAAACACACAAAACATAGAAAATCCACAATCGTAA
- a CDS encoding DUF6385 domain-containing protein, translated as MPNYSSFQANPDNLRTLIFGRDASLIDHPLTTDPSGNLTTIILDGTISSVLGATITAGTLSSAGTVTNILNGTITSVLGATITAGTLSSAGTVTNILNGTITSVLGATITAGTLSSAGTVTNILNGTITSVLGATITAGTLSSAGTVTNILNGTITSVLGATITAGTLSSVGTVTNILNGTITSVLGATITAGTLSSAGTITNILEGTITSVLGATITAGTITSVLGATITAGTLSSAGTVTNILNGTITSVLGATITAGTLSSAGTVTNILNGTITSVLGATITAGTLSSAGTITNILEGTITNVLGATITAGTLSSAGTVTNILNGTITSVLGATITAGTLSSAGTVTNILNGTITSVLGATITAGTLSSAGTVTNILNGTITSVLGATITAGTLSSVTSISQRSFIEQTTTGIATANTYTPLPAVTTSVLGTYSFFINNTGANPVNTRVEISADGTNYFVDTTGDNPLAAGSIDVIVPARFLKYTRLSYQSANSGSASTINVSFNAQGT; from the coding sequence TTGCCTAACTATAGCTCTTTTCAAGCGAATCCTGATAATCTAAGAACGCTTATATTCGGCCGAGATGCCTCGCTGATTGATCATCCGCTCACTACAGATCCAAGCGGAAATCTAACAACGATTATCCTTGACGGCACCATTTCCAGCGTGCTCGGCGCTACGATCACCGCGGGTACTTTGTCCTCCGCAGGTACAGTTACCAACATCCTTAACGGCACCATTACTAGCGTGCTCGGTGCTACAATTACTGCCGGTACTTTGTCCTCCGCAGGTACAGTTACCAATATCCTTAACGGGACTATTACTAGCGTGCTCGGCGCTACGATCACCGCGGGTACTTTGTCCTCCGCAGGTACAGTTACCAACATCCTTAACGGCACCATTACTAGCGTGCTCGGTGCTACAATTACTGCCGGTACTTTGTCCTCCGCAGGTACAGTTACCAATATCCTTAACGGGACTATTACTAGCGTACTCGGCGCTACAATTACTGCGGGTACTTTGTCCTCCGTAGGAACAGTTACCAACATCCTTAACGGGACTATTACTAGCGTGCTCGGCGCTACGATTACTGCCGGTACTTTGTCCTCCGCAGGTACTATTACCAACATCCTTGAGGGCACCATTACCAGCGTGCTCGGTGCTACCATTACTGCCGGTACAATCACTAGTGTGCTTGGGGCAACCATAACAGCAGGTACGTTATCATCCGCCGGAACAGTTACAAACATCCTAAACGGCACCATTACTAGCGTACTCGGAGCCACCATCACAGCTGGTACTTTGTCCTCAGCAGGTACAGTCACCAACATCCTAAACGGCACCATTACTAGCGTGCTCGGCGCTACCATCACAGCTGGTACTTTGTCCTCCGCAGGTACTATTACTAACATCCTTGAGGGCACCATCACTAACGTACTCGGAGCCACCATCACAGCTGGTACTCTATCTTCCGCAGGTACAGTCACCAACATCCTTAACGGGACTATCACTAGTGTGCTCGGAGCTACGATTACTGCTGGTACTTTGTCTTCTGCAGGTACAGTCACCAACATCCTTAACGGCACCATCACCAGCGTACTCGGTGCCACCATCACAGCTGGTACTCTATCTTCCGCAGGTACAGTCACCAACATCCTTAACGGCACCATTACTAGTGTGCTCGGAGCTACGATCACAGCTGGTACTCTAAGTAGTGTCACTTCTATTTCACAACGCAGCTTTATAGAACAGACCACTACAGGTATTGCGACTGCTAATACCTATACACCTCTACCAGCCGTTACTACGAGCGTACTGGGAACGTATTCCTTCTTCATTAACAATACTGGGGCAAATCCGGTCAACACACGTGTGGAAATCAGTGCTGATGGAACGAACTATTTCGTCGATACCACGGGGGATAATCCTTTAGCAGCAGGCTCTATCGATGTCATCGTGCCAGCCAGATTCCTGAAATACACCCGCCTATCCTATCAATCAGCCAATTCTGGCTCTGCATCCACGATCAATGTAAGTTTCAATGCTCAGGGCACGTAA
- a CDS encoding carbohydrate binding domain-containing protein — MKRRLWYVPVLITSILLSTVINLFVLTPQKAEAASIGTINENDTIYQIMVDRFNDGDTSNNATGAAIRYGENSEEDFRYMKGGDWQGIIDKLSYIKNMGYTAIWISPVAEPQMTNRENNGTGKNTAYHGYNVKNPNAANPYFGTKEKLKELVDSAHALGIKVVIDVVPNHVGDYMLGSQAYYDIPSLQPVAPFNNPAWYHHNGDINWSLADGRYDQWAQDYLENHDLGGLDDIDFDVPAAKQAIFDSIKGWFDYTGADGARVDAAKLMKPTDIGELQNYLGVNTFGENFDGNAEFVSRWVGNNKEWGMLDFPMFFSVLNSFAYGQSFESNIKSTLAQDSYYNGNANHMVTFIDNHDRNRFLTEAGGSVDKLQNALTFIFTVRGTPVVFQGTEQNKGNGNSQIMTGGIADTWNRWSMVKRDASGNVIENYFNENASTYKHVAKLNEIRKNNPALRTGTQREMWAAQNLYAFSRRIDTGTNQGQEAISVFSNQSNGSQTVTIPLRAESSLTAGTVLYNQLNTADTVTVQSGGVTGKQITVTVGANSAKIYAKQQQPSETVPPTTPTNVTATVQNASSALISWTASTDNVGVTGYEVYRNGVKVGTTATTSYTDNGLSASTTYNYTVKAFDAAGNLSLLSAIASITTPAGNSVTIYYKQGYTSPYIHYRPVGGTWTTSPGVAIPVSEVAGYNKITINIGSASQLEACFNNGSGTWDSNGGSNYLFGTGTWTYTPTGSITSGGPVTPTPTPTVTPTPTSTVTPTPTPTPTVTPTPTPTVTPTPTPTPTVTPTPTPTPTVTPTPTTTPTGNTATIYYKNTAYSSSYIHYKLDGATVWTTAPGEQLQASSFPGYKSITIQLGTAAGLTAAFNNGSGTWDNNGSSNYHFDDGTWSLVNGSISAGEPQADSVTFRVNVPASTPASGPVYLTGTFNSWNAADPAYQLTKGSDGVYSITLSLPAGTAVQYKVTRGAWTNVEVNSNGSDISNRTLTPAGGAQTVNLTVQRWKDL; from the coding sequence ATGAAACGTAGGTTATGGTATGTACCCGTTCTAATTACATCTATTCTTCTTTCTACCGTGATTAATTTGTTTGTCTTAACACCGCAAAAAGCTGAAGCGGCAAGCATCGGCACGATTAATGAAAACGACACTATTTATCAGATTATGGTTGACCGATTTAATGATGGAGATACTTCCAACAATGCTACTGGTGCGGCAATTCGCTATGGAGAAAACTCTGAGGAAGATTTCCGTTATATGAAAGGCGGAGACTGGCAGGGGATTATCGATAAGCTATCATATATTAAAAATATGGGCTATACCGCGATTTGGATTTCCCCAGTGGCTGAGCCACAAATGACTAACCGGGAAAACAACGGTACCGGTAAAAATACAGCCTATCACGGATACAACGTTAAGAACCCTAACGCTGCCAATCCATACTTCGGAACGAAGGAGAAGCTGAAAGAGCTTGTGGATTCCGCACATGCGCTTGGCATCAAAGTAGTGATTGACGTTGTGCCAAACCACGTCGGTGATTATATGCTAGGTTCTCAAGCCTATTATGATATCCCATCATTGCAGCCAGTGGCTCCGTTCAATAATCCAGCATGGTACCACCATAATGGAGATATTAACTGGTCTCTAGCGGATGGAAGATATGACCAGTGGGCGCAGGATTACTTAGAGAATCATGATTTGGGCGGGCTAGATGACATTGATTTTGATGTTCCTGCGGCTAAGCAGGCGATATTCGATTCCATCAAAGGCTGGTTTGATTATACAGGCGCTGACGGTGCACGTGTGGATGCTGCCAAGCTGATGAAGCCAACAGATATTGGTGAGCTACAAAATTATCTGGGTGTTAATACATTTGGCGAGAATTTCGACGGAAATGCTGAATTTGTCTCACGTTGGGTCGGAAACAATAAGGAATGGGGCATGCTCGATTTCCCAATGTTCTTCTCCGTACTTAACAGCTTTGCTTATGGACAGTCTTTTGAGTCCAATATCAAAAGCACCTTGGCACAGGATTCCTACTACAACGGGAATGCCAATCACATGGTTACCTTTATCGACAATCATGACCGCAACCGTTTTCTAACGGAAGCCGGGGGAAGCGTTGATAAGCTGCAGAATGCTTTAACCTTTATTTTTACAGTTCGTGGAACACCGGTTGTCTTCCAAGGAACAGAGCAGAACAAAGGCAATGGCAACAGTCAGATCATGACAGGCGGTATTGCGGATACTTGGAACCGTTGGTCTATGGTGAAACGGGATGCAAGCGGAAACGTGATTGAGAACTATTTTAATGAAAATGCCAGCACCTACAAGCACGTAGCCAAACTTAATGAAATTCGTAAAAATAACCCAGCACTACGTACAGGTACTCAACGTGAAATGTGGGCTGCACAGAACTTATATGCCTTCTCACGTCGTATCGACACTGGAACTAATCAAGGTCAAGAAGCTATCTCTGTATTTAGTAATCAATCTAATGGTTCGCAAACGGTAACCATCCCGCTACGTGCCGAGAGTAGTTTGACCGCAGGAACAGTTTTGTATAATCAGCTGAATACTGCAGATACAGTGACTGTACAATCAGGCGGAGTAACTGGAAAGCAAATTACTGTAACTGTAGGTGCGAATTCAGCCAAAATCTATGCGAAACAACAACAACCATCAGAAACAGTTCCTCCAACCACTCCGACTAATGTAACGGCAACTGTTCAGAATGCATCTAGCGCTTTGATCAGCTGGACGGCTTCTACCGACAACGTAGGCGTAACTGGATATGAAGTTTATCGTAATGGTGTCAAGGTAGGCACAACGGCGACTACATCCTATACGGACAATGGTTTATCCGCTAGCACTACCTATAACTACACGGTAAAAGCATTTGATGCCGCAGGCAATCTATCTCTTCTTAGTGCGATTGCTTCTATTACAACACCAGCAGGGAACAGTGTCACGATTTACTATAAGCAAGGTTATACCTCGCCTTATATTCATTATCGCCCAGTAGGAGGTACATGGACGACATCTCCGGGTGTGGCTATACCTGTATCTGAAGTAGCCGGATACAACAAAATAACGATTAATATCGGTTCCGCCAGCCAGCTTGAAGCATGCTTTAACAACGGCAGTGGCACATGGGACAGTAACGGGGGGAGCAACTATCTATTCGGTACTGGAACCTGGACTTATACGCCAACAGGAAGTATTACATCGGGTGGACCAGTGACACCAACGCCAACACCAACAGTAACACCGACGCCAACATCAACAGTAACACCGACACCGACACCGACACCAACAGTAACACCGACACCAACGCCGACAGTAACCCCAACCCCAACGCCAACGCCAACGGTAACCCCAACGCCAACGCCAACGCCAACGGTAACCCCAACACCAACGACTACACCGACTGGCAACACTGCAACGATCTATTATAAGAATACGGCTTACAGCAGCTCTTACATTCATTACAAGCTGGATGGGGCGACAGTCTGGACGACGGCTCCTGGTGAACAGCTTCAAGCTTCTTCTTTCCCAGGATATAAGTCGATCACAATTCAGCTGGGCACTGCAGCCGGACTGACCGCAGCCTTTAATAATGGCAGTGGTACATGGGATAACAACGGCAGCAGTAATTACCATTTTGATGATGGAACCTGGAGTCTAGTGAACGGAAGTATCAGCGCAGGGGAACCTCAAGCAGACAGTGTGACGTTTCGTGTAAATGTTCCAGCGTCTACTCCGGCGAGCGGACCTGTGTATCTTACCGGTACCTTCAACAGCTGGAATGCAGCGGATCCAGCCTATCAACTGACTAAAGGTAGTGATGGGGTGTATTCCATCACACTGAGCTTACCAGCAGGAACAGCGGTGCAATATAAAGTTACGCGGGGCGCTTGGACTAATGTGGAGGTAAACTCGAACGGATCGGACATTTCCAATCGAACGCTTACTCCAGCAGGCGGCGCACAAACAGTGAACCTGACCGTGCAGCGTTGGAAAGATCTATAA
- a CDS encoding alpha amylase N-terminal ig-like domain-containing protein, whose amino-acid sequence MPQSWFVYHTSEDPFAYPVGTGTLKLRLFTQAGQQLSCTVIHSDRYDSPGQEVPLQMERIGSAGIYEIHEAIIQTSTRRSRYLFHIANAAGQYIWYGERGASENRERAGSFQYAYLHHSEALKLPLWSQDAVTYQIYPSSYNGGTLKGITDKIPYLQQLGVNTIYMTPVFESPSEHKYNTSDYYKIDPAFGDVDGLKTLVSEAHRHGIRVILDAVFNHSGDQFFAFKDVMEKGEQSPYKDWFFIRSFPVTQTPAPNYETFAKAEAHMPKLNMDHPETADYMIGVAKYWIREAEIDGWRLDVANEVNPAFWSRFRQELKSEFPEILLIGEIMHASGPWLRGDQFDGGMNYVLRDAVLEFFAEQSTGPDRFMEQVLHQEALYNDQANSAMFQLIGSHDTLRFLTACKEGGRGWDRESTAIQRMRLAVFFQMTYIGIPMIYYGDEVGMEGATDPHCRKAMVWQEQAQNTALLKWYQELIFLRKSCDILRKGKFRPWFTDEVRNVFGYTRGMGQEKIGLIINNSPNAYELELNVYRSDKNLLTDLLSGATFKNNNKLIMSIEPFGCLMLY is encoded by the coding sequence ATGCCTCAATCATGGTTTGTATATCATACAAGTGAAGATCCATTTGCCTATCCTGTAGGTACAGGGACCCTGAAGCTCAGATTATTTACACAAGCTGGACAGCAATTATCCTGTACCGTAATCCACTCGGATCGTTATGATTCTCCGGGGCAAGAAGTTCCTTTGCAGATGGAGCGGATTGGGTCGGCCGGTATTTATGAGATTCATGAAGCAATTATTCAGACCAGCACTAGAAGAAGCAGATATCTATTCCATATAGCGAATGCTGCGGGGCAGTATATCTGGTATGGAGAGAGGGGCGCGTCGGAGAATCGGGAGCGTGCAGGTTCTTTTCAATATGCATATCTTCACCATTCTGAGGCTTTGAAGTTACCGTTATGGAGCCAGGATGCGGTGACCTATCAAATTTATCCTAGCAGCTACAATGGTGGAACTCTAAAAGGCATTACGGACAAAATACCTTATCTACAGCAGCTTGGTGTGAACACTATTTACATGACGCCTGTATTTGAGTCTCCTTCCGAGCATAAATATAACACCTCCGATTATTATAAGATCGACCCTGCATTTGGCGATGTAGATGGATTGAAGACGCTGGTCAGTGAGGCACATCGTCATGGAATTAGGGTCATTTTGGATGCCGTGTTTAATCATTCGGGAGATCAATTCTTTGCTTTTAAAGATGTGATGGAAAAAGGCGAGCAGTCTCCATATAAAGATTGGTTCTTTATTCGTTCTTTTCCCGTAACACAGACGCCTGCCCCGAATTATGAGACATTCGCTAAAGCTGAAGCGCATATGCCTAAGCTGAATATGGATCATCCCGAGACGGCAGATTATATGATTGGAGTTGCCAAGTATTGGATTCGTGAAGCAGAAATAGACGGCTGGCGTCTTGATGTAGCGAATGAGGTCAACCCGGCTTTTTGGTCCCGGTTTCGGCAAGAGCTCAAGTCTGAATTTCCTGAAATTCTACTCATTGGAGAGATAATGCATGCTTCTGGGCCTTGGCTTAGAGGGGATCAATTCGATGGTGGCATGAATTATGTGCTTCGGGATGCCGTGCTGGAATTCTTTGCAGAGCAGTCAACAGGGCCAGATCGCTTTATGGAGCAAGTACTCCATCAGGAGGCGTTGTATAATGACCAGGCGAATTCGGCTATGTTTCAATTGATTGGCAGTCATGATACGTTGCGTTTTCTTACAGCGTGTAAGGAGGGGGGACGTGGCTGGGACCGCGAGAGTACGGCAATACAGCGCATGAGGTTGGCAGTTTTTTTTCAGATGACTTATATCGGTATTCCGATGATCTATTATGGGGATGAGGTTGGGATGGAAGGAGCTACGGACCCTCACTGTAGAAAAGCTATGGTATGGCAAGAGCAAGCTCAAAATACAGCGCTGCTGAAGTGGTATCAAGAGCTGATTTTCCTAAGAAAAAGCTGTGATATTCTACGAAAAGGTAAGTTTCGTCCTTGGTTCACGGATGAAGTCCGTAATGTCTTCGGTTATACACGGGGAATGGGTCAAGAGAAGATAGGTTTAATTATCAATAATTCTCCGAACGCGTACGAGCTTGAGCTTAATGTATATCGTTCGGATAAGAATTTGCTTACCGATTTACTGTCAGGAGCTACTTTTAAAAATAATAACAAGCTTATAATGAGCATTGAACCGTTTGGATGTTTAATGTTGTACTAA
- a CDS encoding LacI family DNA-binding transcriptional regulator yields MKVTISDIAKAANVAKSTVSKVLNDSPKISQETKQKVREIMKQMNYTPSSIATGLARQSSCNIGLLVDMSKESEFLNQFFYNIIGGIESVIAPLKYELTISNVQLSSPEGHFLNRLVFSKRVDGIIANNSVLTEELSEELNQLEFPYISIGEIMTPGSWVDFDNEAGGNMLTEHLIEQGYSKIAFIGGQQQEKIYTHRLGGYLSALQQADLTVPQQWIINCKADEHDSYHAALELLQREERPDSVVCMNSYVAFGVLQAAKALGIDVPSELGIAAFDEYPLSRYTTPPLTSLNIDTFKLGVSSGQLLMERIRGNDAPHKHLLLEPELIPRESTMRAKFSGATS; encoded by the coding sequence ATGAAAGTAACGATTTCTGATATTGCTAAAGCAGCCAATGTGGCTAAATCTACTGTATCTAAAGTACTAAATGATTCCCCAAAAATATCACAGGAAACGAAACAAAAGGTTCGAGAGATTATGAAGCAAATGAACTACACGCCAAGCAGTATTGCTACTGGATTAGCTAGACAAAGCAGCTGCAATATTGGCTTACTGGTTGATATGTCTAAAGAAAGTGAGTTTCTGAACCAATTCTTCTACAACATTATTGGTGGAATCGAGAGCGTAATTGCACCTTTAAAATACGAGCTGACCATTTCCAATGTGCAACTTAGCAGTCCAGAAGGCCATTTTCTAAATAGGCTTGTGTTTAGCAAACGTGTCGACGGTATTATTGCCAACAACTCCGTGCTGACTGAAGAGCTATCTGAAGAACTGAATCAACTGGAGTTTCCTTACATCTCCATTGGAGAGATTATGACCCCCGGAAGTTGGGTTGATTTCGATAATGAAGCAGGCGGCAACATGCTGACCGAGCATCTCATCGAACAAGGTTATTCAAAGATAGCCTTCATAGGCGGGCAGCAGCAGGAAAAAATTTATACACATCGCCTAGGTGGATACTTAAGCGCATTACAGCAGGCTGACCTTACCGTTCCTCAGCAATGGATCATTAACTGCAAGGCTGATGAACATGATAGCTATCATGCTGCACTTGAGCTTTTGCAGCGTGAAGAACGGCCAGACTCTGTGGTGTGTATGAACAGTTATGTAGCCTTTGGGGTGCTTCAAGCCGCAAAAGCACTCGGAATTGATGTTCCATCTGAACTCGGCATCGCCGCTTTCGATGAATATCCGCTGTCCCGTTATACAACACCTCCTTTAACTTCGCTTAATATCGATACGTTTAAGCTGGGTGTATCTTCAGGGCAGCTGCTGATGGAGCGCATTCGTGGCAATGATGCGCCCCACAAGCATTTGCTACTAGAGCCAGAACTAATTCCTCGTGAATCCACGATGAGAGCTAAATTCTCTGGAGCAACTTCATAA
- a CDS encoding M23 family metallopeptidase has translation MLCLSAAAILWGGLGLPVPAAAVQATVQPVESSGNSVNASKESIWSARRGIYDQLSAATGIPWFRFAAIDQYERTIAKKGSSDKPVTNRLTGIMIPAPVWSGPLNPDQEDTSPESITFFNGFGRDGSGDGIADPENDADVLYSMARHLQKYGDSANDFSIGIWEYYHNGRASQRIAQFAKLYEHFGRLDLSGNAFPLPLSNSYSYRSTWGTGRSWGGARIHEGTDLFAPQGMPVRSTCFGLVETKGWNRYGGWRIGIRDIENRYHYYAHLSGYNKSISRGDIVSPGEIIGWVGSSGYGNPGTQGKFPPHLHFGIYRDRGITEWAFDPFPLLKQWENQEYRDLKNKNKKSATNKEKRL, from the coding sequence ATGTTATGTCTGTCCGCGGCCGCTATCCTTTGGGGTGGTTTAGGCCTTCCCGTTCCAGCAGCTGCAGTACAGGCTACAGTCCAACCGGTGGAAAGCAGCGGCAATTCTGTTAATGCTAGCAAAGAATCCATATGGTCTGCCCGTAGGGGGATTTATGATCAACTGAGTGCAGCCACTGGAATCCCTTGGTTTAGATTCGCAGCCATTGATCAATATGAACGCACCATCGCCAAAAAAGGTTCCTCAGACAAACCCGTCACCAACCGTCTTACTGGAATCATGATTCCAGCACCCGTATGGTCCGGTCCACTCAACCCGGATCAGGAGGATACTTCTCCTGAATCCATCACTTTCTTTAACGGCTTCGGCCGTGATGGCTCAGGTGATGGAATCGCCGATCCAGAGAATGATGCTGATGTTCTATATAGTATGGCTAGACACTTGCAGAAATATGGTGATTCAGCTAATGATTTCAGCATTGGCATTTGGGAGTATTATCACAATGGTCGTGCCTCTCAGCGCATAGCTCAGTTCGCCAAGCTATATGAACATTTTGGTCGGCTTGACCTATCAGGTAATGCTTTTCCACTTCCCTTAAGTAATTCTTATTCTTATCGTAGCACTTGGGGAACCGGCAGAAGCTGGGGTGGGGCACGTATTCACGAAGGGACTGACCTCTTTGCACCGCAAGGTATGCCAGTACGCAGCACCTGCTTTGGTTTAGTGGAAACTAAAGGCTGGAACCGCTACGGTGGCTGGAGAATTGGAATTCGTGATATCGAGAACCGTTACCATTATTACGCCCATTTATCCGGGTATAACAAATCCATTTCTCGTGGAGATATCGTCTCACCAGGTGAAATCATTGGCTGGGTTGGCAGCTCAGGTTACGGAAATCCAGGAACACAAGGGAAATTCCCGCCACATCTACATTTTGGCATCTACCGTGACCGAGGGATTACTGAATGGGCTTTTGACCCTTTTCCGTTGCTAAAACAATGGGAGAATCAGGAGTATAGAGACTTAAAGAACAAAAATAAAAAAAGTGCTACAAACAAGGAAAAACGCCTTTAG
- a CDS encoding alpha/beta hydrolase produces the protein MESCLFIHGFTGGEHEISPLSQFMEQHNYRSRTFTLKGHGGSRNDLLHSDRHDWQQSAEDELTELLKTDEGVHLIGFSTGALIASHLSVRYKPWIKSLTLLSTPVFPLNPVEILKTLGSFSMLKTYINKFTSTPPRATREFQRLVRESFSIYPHIETPTLIVQGKRDHLVKTRSADFLQHTIPTAQKQVIMVDNSGHMVCHCEDKDRIMNEVLHFIQSVGS, from the coding sequence ATGGAAAGTTGTTTATTTATTCATGGCTTTACCGGAGGTGAGCATGAGATCTCTCCCTTGTCCCAGTTTATGGAGCAGCATAATTACCGTTCCAGAACGTTTACCCTGAAAGGGCATGGGGGGAGCAGGAATGATTTATTGCATTCGGATCGACATGATTGGCAACAGAGTGCTGAAGATGAATTGACAGAGCTGTTAAAGACGGATGAAGGTGTTCATCTGATCGGCTTTTCTACCGGTGCCCTTATTGCTTCACATCTTTCTGTACGGTATAAACCCTGGATCAAATCCCTTACTTTATTGTCCACTCCCGTATTTCCGCTGAATCCTGTGGAGATTCTTAAGACTCTTGGGAGCTTTTCCATGCTAAAAACGTATATTAATAAATTCACTTCAACGCCCCCAAGGGCGACGAGAGAGTTTCAACGATTGGTCCGGGAGAGTTTTTCAATCTATCCGCATATTGAGACTCCAACCTTGATCGTGCAGGGTAAGCGAGATCATCTGGTGAAGACTCGAAGCGCTGACTTCCTGCAGCATACGATTCCTACAGCCCAAAAACAGGTGATAATGGTGGATAACAGTGGTCATATGGTTTGTCATTGTGAAGATAAGGACCGGATTATGAATGAAGTACTGCATTTTATTCAGAGTGTAGGAAGCTAA
- the lipA gene encoding lipoyl synthase: MTNKTAKQPKPDWIRIKLTTGDNYQEIKSMMRSKTLHTVCEEARCPNIYECWANRTATFMILGDICTRACRFCAVNTGLPTELDLQEPERVAEAAEGMNLRHCVVTSVARDDLADGGAQIFAETVAAIRKRLPLCSVEVLIPDFLGERNSLEIVMNSNPDILNHNIETVERMSDRVRAKAKYRRSMELLRRAKEMKPDIPTKSSIMLGVGEEWDEILQAMDDLRAVNCDILTLGQYLQPSPKHLNVEKYYPPEEFALLKEEGLKRGFSHVESAPLVRSSYRAHEQVKSAAQAREERTVSSS; encoded by the coding sequence TTGACGAATAAAACAGCAAAGCAGCCTAAGCCGGATTGGATTAGAATCAAGCTAACTACCGGTGATAACTATCAGGAAATCAAGAGCATGATGCGTTCTAAAACTTTACATACCGTATGTGAAGAAGCTAGGTGTCCGAATATTTATGAATGCTGGGCAAATCGAACGGCTACCTTTATGATTCTTGGTGATATATGTACTCGCGCATGCCGTTTCTGCGCTGTGAATACAGGGTTGCCGACAGAGCTGGACCTGCAGGAGCCTGAACGTGTAGCAGAAGCTGCAGAGGGAATGAACCTTCGCCATTGCGTGGTGACCAGTGTGGCCCGTGATGATCTTGCGGATGGTGGCGCTCAGATTTTTGCTGAGACGGTAGCGGCAATTCGTAAACGCCTTCCGTTATGTAGTGTTGAAGTATTGATTCCAGATTTCCTGGGAGAACGGAATAGTCTAGAGATTGTTATGAACAGTAATCCAGACATTCTTAACCATAATATTGAGACGGTGGAACGGATGTCAGACCGTGTACGGGCTAAAGCGAAGTATCGCCGTTCGATGGAACTGCTGCGCAGAGCCAAGGAAATGAAGCCGGATATTCCTACCAAATCAAGCATTATGCTTGGAGTCGGTGAAGAGTGGGATGAGATTTTACAAGCAATGGATGATTTACGAGCCGTAAATTGTGATATATTGACTTTAGGACAATACTTGCAGCCTTCTCCAAAGCATTTGAATGTGGAGAAATATTATCCACCAGAGGAATTTGCGCTGCTTAAGGAAGAGGGATTGAAGCGTGGCTTTAGCCATGTGGAATCAGCTCCGCTTGTTCGCAGCTCTTATCGTGCGCATGAGCAGGTGAAATCTGCCGCTCAAGCTCGTGAGGAGCGCACGGTTTCTTCTAGTTAA